GGTCTCATACCCGGTTGCCCAGACCAGGGCTGCCAGCCCTGCCACAAAAGGGGTCGCCATGGAGGTGCCGTTCAGCGAGCCATAGTTTGTGGTCCCCATTCTGTTTTTGTGATTGGGCAGGGTGGAGTAGATGGCTACCCCGGGGGCAGCCACATCCACCCAATTGTTGTCGTAATTGGAGAAGCTGGCCTTAGCATCACTCTGGTCGGTGGCGGCAACGGCGACGCAGTTGGCATAGTAGGCAGGATACAGGGGGGCAACGCTGTTATCGTTCCCCGCCGCTGCTGCCAGCACCACACCCTTGTTCCAAGCGTAGCTCACTGCGGCTTCCAGGGTGGAGGAGGACGAGCTGCCCCCCAGGCTCATATTGATCACCTTCGCTCCGTTGTCCGCTGCCCAAGTGATGCCGCTGGCAATCCAGCTATAGTATCCCGAGCCAGTATCGCCCAGAACCTTTCCATTCATAATGACAGCATTGTAGCCAACACCAGCGACGCCTATTCCATTATTGGTGGCAGCAGCGGCAATGCCCGCCACATGCGTGCCATGACCGTAGAGGTCATCAACGGTGCGACTCGAAGTGAAATTTCTGTTGTCAACAATCTTGCCTGCCAGATCTTCATGGTTCTGGTCAACGCCGGAGTCCAGAATGGCGATTCTTATCCCGTCGCCCCTGCTTATGTCCCAGGCATCCGGGGCCTGAATCTTGGCCATGCCCCACTGGCTGCCAAAATAGGGGTCATTGGGCACCTCAATAGCCTGGGCGACAAAGTCAGGCTCAGCAAATTCCACTGCTCTTACACTTCGGTAGGCATTCACTTTCTCGGGGACCTTGCCGGCGGGGACTCTCACCACCTTCACGCCGAGCTGCCTTATCTCGTCCACCACCTCGCCGCCATACCTGCCGTGAACCTCCCGCTGGGTCGCCTCGTCCGTTCCAGCCTTGAACTTGACCAGGACCCGGTCGGGGGCAAACCCCTGAGCATCCTGCCCGGCGGCGGGAGCCGCAACAAACAGGGAGAAGCTCAAAATCAGCGAGAGCGCCAGGCCAATTCGGAACGGCTTCACGGGACACCTCCTTCCGTTATCCTACCCGCTCGGTCAATCACCCGATGCAATACAACCCTCCCCTTGCCGTCGGTGTGATATTCAAAGTCTGAAAAGCCGTCGGAAAGCACCAAGCGGTAGCCCGGAGTCACCACTTGGGCATACGCTCTGCCTGCCCGAGGGGAGCCGATGCTCGTATCCGGCCAGCTTACGGCTTCAACTTGCTTCAAGGCCACCTTCTCCTGTGGGACGTGTCCTGTCTGGGCCAAGTGCCTCTTTGCCCGGTCTATGATGCCATCCAGACTATCCATGGTTCATGGGCCATCCGACCCGAGTATAGGGGTCACCCTGAGCGGGTGTCAAGAGAAGATAGTCCCATTCGCAACTGGTACCAGAATGGGGAGCAAGACTGAATTGTTGCAGGAGGTGCCATACGAGCGCAGAGCTTCACTCTCAGGGCCAGTTGAGGTGACAAATGCGAGTTTCGTTGCATCAAGCGCCCAGCGTCTGCCCTGACTGCACATTCTTAGTTTTCGTCAAATGTGTCCTTGCCCCAGCCAAGTATTTCACGATATTGTTAGATTCTTGGGCGGGGCTCGTTCAGAGTATGGCAAAGCATAACGCGCCCCGGCCACCCTATTTCGAAGTTGACAGACTATAATTCAGGGGATAGGATTCCATAGACGGACAGGATCAAGACAGGAATGAGAGTTCAATGCAGGCGGAGTTGATCTACAATCCTTGTGGTGGACAGGTGGTCGTCAGGCGTGAACTTGATTATGTAGTTGCTTTGTTGAGTCGCTGCGGGTGGTCTGTCGCGTTGCGAGAAACCAGCAAGCCGTTCGAAGCGACCGAGCTGGCCCACCGTGCTGTCCGTAGAGGTGCCAAGGTAGTTATTGCGGCCGGTGGCGACGGCACTGTCAATGAGGTGGCCAATGGATTATTGAACACCGACGTGGCACTGGGGGTGCTTCCTATGGGAACGACCAACTCGTGGGCATTGCAGATGGGTATCCCAGCATTGAACCCAATGCTTCCGGGCACGAAAGTGGTCAAGCTGATTGCTGGTCTGGAGGAACGAATTGCACGCCCGTTACCTGCCAACTACTACCGAAAGGTGCTATTGGACGCTGCGCGAGTGCTCGTAGAAGGACGCACCGTTGCAGTAGATGTGGGCGAGCTCTCTGGTCGCCACTTCTTAATGTGGGCAGGTATCGGGCTAGATGCAGCGGTCACGGAAAGTATATCGTTGAAAGAGAAAAGGGCATTAGGCTCTTGGGCTTACGTGTTCACTGCAATCAGGTCAGGCTATCGATACTCTAGCACCGATGTTCGCCTCAGTCTGGATGGAGAGGTGGTAAAGACCAGCACGCCATTGATTGTTGTCAGCAATATTCAACTTTATGGAGGAGTGATGTCGATTGGGGCTAAGGCTTGTGTGAACGATGGAAAGTTGGATGTGTGCGTCTTCAAGGGAGACGGTTTCTTCACCTTTGTGCAGCACGCCTTGAACGTGCTCTCGCACAGACATATCCGAGACCCGAAGATAGAGTACTATCAGTGCAGTGAAATAGTTATTGAGTCAGCGTGCTCACTGCCAGTCCATTTGGATGGTGAGCCTTTTACGAAGACACCTGTCGCTATTTATACAGTACCCTCATCATTGAAGGTCATAGTGCCGAAGATTGTGCCTGGCAACTTGCTTGGCTAGAACAATCTGGCTTTCTGTCTAATGACCGAGTTTGAATTCGTGGTGGCTCACCTAACTGGACCGATGTCGAACCTTTGGCGGCCTGACCTAGTCGCCCACCTCAAAGGACTGGGCGCAAAGGTTCCGCTCTCTGAGTGGGCTTTGGAATCAGCCCTGCAGGTTCCGGTTCTCTCCAGGGCTGTACAACGATGGGAGCCGAGTCAATGGCATTGTAGAACTTTGACCAGGCCCTAAGGCTGGGGGAAGGGAGACCTGGCAGGGATGTCAGCGATAGCATCGTCCCTCAGGCCCTGTCTTTTCTCCGGGCCCGGGACTGCCGCCCCGCAGTCTATCAGCTCGCTAGGCGTCTAGCCTTGCCAGATTCGAACCGCACCTTCACTGTCATCCCGGCAACGGCTAATCCGGTGAACTGCTCCACCGAGGCCTTTATCCTCTGTTGCAGTTCCTGGCCTACCTCCAGCACAGGACTTCCAAAGGCCAGCGAGACATGGCAGGCGAAGCTGAGCCCATCAGCACCAAGACCCACGCCACAGTGGATGCGCCGCACACCGGGTATTTCCGCCCCCACCCTCTCGGCCAACAAACAGAGGCTCTCACGCTCAATGGTGATGTTTCCCGCCTCATCCTCCGAGATGGTGATGGGTGGGGAGTAGCCCAAGACCCTCGCCTCTGCAAAGAGATAGCCCGCCATGCCCACCAAGACAGCAGCTGCTATCAGCACGGCCACCGCCCGTTGCGAGCCGCCCATGCCTGCCAGAACACCCAGTTCGTGGCTGAAGGCCTGCCCGGGCAATATATCTGCCGAAGCTATCCCGGCGGACACAAGAAGAACAATCACCGCCACGGTGGCTATCAGCAGGACAAACGTAATGGCGGCCATCCGGTGTAAGGTGTCCAACAGACCGCTCTCTGACCGGGAAGGGGGCTCTACGCCACCCTAGGGTGCGGGGCCTGCTCAGGGAAATCAATTGCGACGATGTTCAAGTTGACCTCTTTGGCCACGAGGCCGCACAAGCTCTGCAGCCTCTCGGCCACATTCTTTCTCACCCTGTCTGCTACGTCAGGGATGTTGTGACCGTAGAGGACAGTGATGCTCAGGTCAACCATGGCTTCTTTCTTCCCCACTTCCACCTCCACACCCGGGGTCTTGGCACCACCCGCCCCCAAGCGCTCTACTATGGACCTCCTTATGGAACTGGCCCCCAGCTTGGATACCCCCTTCACCTCCCGGGCAGCTACTCCAGCGATGTTCGCCACCACATCATCGGCGATGTTGGTGCTTCCCCCTACAGCTTGTTCCGTCACTGCTCACCTCCGTCTTGACTTTGTTCAGCGGCACCGCCGCCCTCTTTTAGCTTGAGCCCCACTACATTGATGTCTACGACCTTGGTGGCCAGATTACAACGCCTCCGGAGCGCCTGGGCGACATTCTGTCTTACCCGGTCCGCCACCTCGGGGATTCTATAGCCATAGACAACCGACAGAGACAGATCAACGGAGACCCCATCCTGGCCCACCTTCACCCTCACCCCCTTGGTTCTCTCCTCTGCGTCCTCCAGGGCGTCTGCCAGGCGTCCTGCCAAGGAGGCTTCTCCCAGGCCATGGACCCCTTCTATCTCTGCGGCAGCGACATGGACAATACTTGCCACGACCTTGTCCGCTATAATGATGTTGCCGCCCACCTTGCCTTCCAGTTTAGCTCTATTCCCTGCTACCTGTCAAGCCTGTGCTCGTTCAAGCCCCCATGGAATAACGTGGCAGGTGACATGGCCTCGTCCCACGAGGCCGTTACATCCGCCGGGTCGCCTTTACCAACGGACAGAAACCCGAGACCGGCAGGCGCTTGGTATTTTCCCCTCGCATCTCCACACCCGGGTCGGTCACTCCCCGGCTCAGCGCAGGCGGTCTACGGCAACGAATATTCCGAGAGCCAGGGCAAGAAGCAAAAGGGGTGCCCGGAAGATGAGAAAGATTGCCCCTTCCAGGGAGGAAGTGTGGGCCAGGAAGAAGGCTGGTGTCAGGCTGAGGGCAGCGATAACCTCGAGGGCACAACCCCCCTGCGGCGGTTTACCGCGGCTGACCAGTTCAGCAATGGCTAGCTCTGTCCACAGAAGGGAGGAAGTCAAACAGGGAGAGATACAGGCTGCGCAAGAGGACGCCCCAGACTGTGCCTGCCGTGAGGGCTAGGCGCTATGGGGGGTCTTGATGCGCCATGTCGACCATTTCCCCGGTTACACGATAGATGACCCACTCGCAAATATTGGTTACCCTGTCAGCAAATCGCTCCAGATTGTGTGCCACCCATACGAGCCGGGTAGCCTGCGTAATGACCTTTCGGTCCTGGACCATAGAAAGGAGCAATTCACGGAAAACGCTATCGTACAATGCATCCACGTCGTCGTCCAAACGATATATTCGTTTAGCCTTCTCCACATCTCTCTCCTTGAAGGATTCGACGCTCCCCCGAAGCATCTCTAGCCCTCTGCCGGCCATTCGAGACACGTCCATCGGCAGCTGTAAGAGCGGCTGCTCGCCTATCATCAAGGTGATATTGGCAATGCCTTCGGCATAGTCACCGATACGCTCCAACTCGGTGATAATGCCAAGCACGGCAACTATCATTCGCAAATCCTCAATCTTGAGAAAGCTAGTGGCGATGACGCGCATACACCCTTCCCGGATTCCAAATGCCCTGTAATCCAGCCGCCTGTCATCCTTGACTATCTCGGCGGCAAGTGCCATATCCCTCCTCTGAAGGCATTCCACAGACCGCTCAATGGCCCTTTCTGCCATGTCTGCCAAAGACAACACACCGTTTTCAAGCTCTCGCAGCTTCTCTTCCAGGTCCACCTCGGGCATCTTGATGACCGCCGCCTGTCGGTCCTTGCCCTGATACTCACTCATACCTGGTTGGCGAACCCGCGTATAGGATTCTTCCAGTTCCCTTCTTACCCCCCTAACCATCAACTTCATATGGATGCGGTCTATGATCTCGAAGAACACCCATTTCAGCAGTAAGCTCCCTAGGCCAAGATAGAACCATACGAAGGTTATGAAGGAAGGTTGGCGCCAGATTGTATACATGACCTTGGCCCAAAGCAACGAAAAACCGACGCCAAAGACGACCTTGTAAAGATTGACACCCAATCTTGGCAACTTCACTACGACCTGCCTACGCGTATTGTTATGCTGGCCCGGAATGCCTAGACATTATACCCGCTGAGCAACAAGCCTGGCAAAAACGAAACTGCAAGCTTCAGAGGTAGCCGCTTCCGTGGCTGCCTCACGGGCTTACCAGCCATGAACTTGTCGGAAAAGCACTGGTTTGAAACTGCTGCAGGACCGGCCCGTCTATTGCTTCGATTCCTTGGTCTGATAGGGTGCTTTCCAGGATAGCGGGGAAGCGTGGAGGGTAGAGCTCAAAAAGGTAGTCATACATCTTCAGGAGGAGACGCTCCACATTGCCAGCCCGCAGCCGCAGGCCGTCGGACCCTGAATGCTTCTCGCCCTCATCGAGCGTGCCCTCTGCTATATGCCCCCTCTCTGAGCCAAGCAAGGCTCACTCTCGCCTTTGCGGGTGCATCGATGGCAGACTGATAGGAGTCAATTATCCAGCTCAACAACAGGACAGAAAGTCTCATGAGGCAGCTCTTCATCTTCCGGCGACGCGCTTCAAATAGTGCATTGAGGTGAACCCATAGCGGAGGACCACGACGAGTCTGCAGCAATGTTGTGATATGACCATCTTCAGACTTACTGCCCGGGCTTATGCCTGTACGGATAATCCTCCAACCAGTTCTTTATAGTCCCCTTGGATACCCCCATTTGCCTGGCTATCTGCCCCAGTGATAGTCCCTCTTGTCTGAGCTGCTTGGCCTTCTCAATCCGCTGGCTAAGCGGCGTTCTCTCCGGTGCTCTGGCGGTTACCTCTCCCCCGGTGGCAAAGATGTGGCTTACTCTCTCGCTCCAGAATGATGGCAGGGAGTTCTCCACTAGCCCAGCGAAGTCGCTATCCGGGGCATAGACGTAAGCCCACTTCTTCTTGTCGGCTGAATTGACTCCGGCAAAGGCTTCCTTGGCATTGGCTGCAATCTTGCTCAGTTCCCGTCTGTCAAACTCAAGCTGCATAGCACTCATGTCTTTGAACACTATCACATTGGCTGAGCTGGCTATGTTCTTATCCACCTGTCTGGCTTCCTGTGAAACGAAGATCATAGTCTGATTTCGTTGCCGGCTGAGGTTGACGATTCGAGACATTTCCACGCTGTCGGCCGTCATACTGCGCCTGGCATGGAATGCGAGATAACCTTCATCCACCAGGACAACAGAGTCGGGCGGGACATCTTCCAGTTTGACTGCTATCCCCACCCAATTGGGCAGATACTTGGAGGCATCTCTAGGAAGGCCAACAACATAGACGCTAGCTATCCAGCGAAGATGCTCAAGCAACCGGTAGCCAAGAGTGCTCTTTCCTTTCCCTCTTCCACCCAAGATCAAAACAATCGAAGGGTGGCGGATGAGCTTCAGCCACTTGCACTCTTCAATAGCCTGAGGGACCGGACACAGCTTCGGTTGCGGAGAGATCAAGCCGACCAGTGTAGATCCTCCAAACGTCTCGTTGATGGCTTTCTCAAAGATGTTTGCCAGGTCCATGTTGGCGACGTTGCTACGCGTGGGGGAGGAGACTTGAGGAACTAGAGGGGCTGCAAGCGCTTGAGGCATTTGCACCCGCCAGGGCACTGGCCAGGTCATGGGGCTGTATTCTCCCGGCCTCGTCGGAGGAAGGTCAGGATAGCCATTGTGGTTAGAGTCACTTGTCGGCTGGCCTAACTCTCTTAGCATGGCATAGCCAAGCCACGCGAGGACGCCCCACTTCAAGATGTCTGTTCCCTTCATGTACGGTCACCTCCTTTTCCGACGTTCAACACGGTTCAACCAGATTGGAGAATTGAACACTGTCCGTTCAACTCCGTTCAATTGAACAGGTGATTTGAACGCCTTTTTGAATCCCAGATCTTCCCTCTCCGGCCTCAATGCTTGTCCCTTCGTTACGTCTCTTACATGTTTGCATGCCGTGGAGATTGAAGATGAAGCTGAAAGTTCTACCTACCGTGCGGCACCGCCCACCATATTGTACAATACGGGGAACTGATACCCCCTCCTCAGTCAGTCCCTTCGGCGGCATCGGTATCGTGTAAGTCACCATTACCTGGTCACCTGTCACTTTGACCTCCCTCACGAAGCTTCGGATGAACGCTCTCCTCTCGGTGAGCGGGCTCTCGCCCAGGAGAGCCCTCAGGTCCTCGACGAACCGCCTCACTGTCTCTTCGTCGGCCAGTTCAAGGTGGCGGTCGGCCAGCAGGGCCTCCAGCTCCCACTTCGCCGCATTCAGTTGCTTTTGCCTTTCCCTGAGTTGCTGTATCCGCGGTGAGAGGTCGTCCATGGTCAGCTTGCCTGTCTCCAGAGCATCGTAAAGCCGCTCCAGGCGCTGGTTGACATCGGCAATCTCGGCAGCCACCGTTTCTAGCCTGCCGCGGTACTCCGCACTCGCGGCATCCATTTCCTCATTGACCAAGCGCACCAGTTCCCTGAGGTTCTCCTCGGTAAGGATGCGCTCCTTAATCTTGTCGATGACCAGCCCCTCGAACTTGGGAGCGGGCAGATACTTCGTGGGGCACATCTTCGGACCCTTCTTGAGCAGCGTGCCGCAGACGTAGTAGGCGAACTTCCCGCCCTTGGCGTCCTGCCCCACAAGGGCCTTGCCGCAGTGGCCGCACCGCGCCAGACCGCTCAGCAGATAGCGGCTCGACGTCCGGCGTGGGTGGACAATCCTGGGCCCGCGGTCGGCAAGCCTCTTCTTTACCGCCTCAAAGGTCTCCCTGTCTATGATTGCGGGCCAAGCGTCCTCAACCCGGATGGGTGGCAACTTGCGGATGCTGGTGCGCTACAAGAAAGGCAAGCTCCCCAGGGAGCTTGAAGAAAGCGTCTTCGCCCGCTGTCAACGGGCCGTAGCAGAATACCTGGCCAGCTAGGGAGCTAACGGGCTGGCTTTTGTTTTTGTCCATCAGCATGACCACCATACTAACCCGGTCCCCTGTCCAGGCCGGGGGCGACGGCGCAGCGGCACGCCTGGAGGCGTTCCTGCCCCTCATCCGTGCCACCGGCCGCCGCTGGGCCCGCCGGCTCGGACGGGACGGGGCTCTGGCCGAGGACCTGGCACAGGAAGCCGCGCTCGCCCTCTGGCGGGCTCTCCGGGAACGCCCCGACGCCCCTGCGAGCTACCTGAAGGATGTTGCCGACCACGCAGCCCGGGATGCCCTGGAGCGAGGGAAGTCAGTGGACCGGCCCCTGCCCCGGGAGCGGCAGCGCACCTGGCAGGTGGCCAGCCTGGACGCCCTGATGGAGGACGAAGCGGGCTGGGAGAGCATAGAGGGGAGCCTCATCCGGCGCCGGCACCACGGGGAGCTGCCCAGCCCGACAGAGGAGGTGGCCCTGGCCAGCGTGCTCTACCGCGACCTCCGGGACCGCCTCACCCTCCGACAGCGGGAGGTCCTGGAGCTGCGGCTCCAGGGCTACACACGGGAGGAGATCGAGGCCAGGCTGGGACTCGG
This window of the Chloroflexota bacterium genome carries:
- a CDS encoding S8 family serine peptidase; translated protein: MKPFRIGLALSLILSFSLFVAAPAAGQDAQGFAPDRVLVKFKAGTDEATQREVHGRYGGEVVDEIRQLGVKVVRVPAGKVPEKVNAYRSVRAVEFAEPDFVAQAIEVPNDPYFGSQWGMAKIQAPDAWDISRGDGIRIAILDSGVDQNHEDLAGKIVDNRNFTSSRTVDDLYGHGTHVAGIAAAATNNGIGVAGVGYNAVIMNGKVLGDTGSGYYSWIASGITWAADNGAKVINMSLGGSSSSSTLEAAVSYAWNKGVVLAAAAGNDNSVAPLYPAYYANCVAVAATDQSDAKASFSNYDNNWVDVAAPGVAIYSTLPNHKNRMGTTNYGSLNGTSMATPFVAGLAALVWATGYETNGSVRERIESTADQAGTMWSTYSIKRINAYAAVMPAAPGPDSTPPDTTILSGPASVTSSTSANFAWTGSDNVTPVGALVYSYRLDGGDWSAWDPATGTSYTGLSEGTHAFGVKARDEAGNEDSTPASWTWVIDTTPPSISGVGETTTATTATITWTTDEPADSTVNYGLDANYVSSVSNPTLVISHSITLTGLSPATSYHYQASSTDAAGNSASSEDRTFTTAQAATMNVGSVNVILVKQGVNYTGQATVTIVANEQPVQGTAVSGQWSGATADADSGVTDANGRVTLLSDKVLKPAGGTGFTFTVIDVIHPDFVWDGVQKSSSATVP
- a CDS encoding diacylglycerol kinase family lipid kinase, which gives rise to MQAELIYNPCGGQVVVRRELDYVVALLSRCGWSVALRETSKPFEATELAHRAVRRGAKVVIAAGGDGTVNEVANGLLNTDVALGVLPMGTTNSWALQMGIPALNPMLPGTKVVKLIAGLEERIARPLPANYYRKVLLDAARVLVEGRTVAVDVGELSGRHFLMWAGIGLDAAVTESISLKEKRALGSWAYVFTAIRSGYRYSSTDVRLSLDGEVVKTSTPLIVVSNIQLYGGVMSIGAKACVNDGKLDVCVFKGDGFFTFVQHALNVLSHRHIRDPKIEYYQCSEIVIESACSLPVHLDGEPFTKTPVAIYTVPSSLKVIVPKIVPGNLLG
- a CDS encoding Asp23/Gls24 family envelope stress response protein, with the protein product MDTLHRMAAITFVLLIATVAVIVLLVSAGIASADILPGQAFSHELGVLAGMGGSQRAVAVLIAAAVLVGMAGYLFAEARVLGYSPPITISEDEAGNITIERESLCLLAERVGAEIPGVRRIHCGVGLGADGLSFACHVSLAFGSPVLEVGQELQQRIKASVEQFTGLAVAGMTVKVRFESGKARRLAS
- a CDS encoding Asp23/Gls24 family envelope stress response protein, whose product is MTEQAVGGSTNIADDVVANIAGVAAREVKGVSKLGASSIRRSIVERLGAGGAKTPGVEVEVGKKEAMVDLSITVLYGHNIPDVADRVRKNVAERLQSLCGLVAKEVNLNIVAIDFPEQAPHPRVA
- a CDS encoding Asp23/Gls24 family envelope stress response protein, coding for MGGNIIIADKVVASIVHVAAAEIEGVHGLGEASLAGRLADALEDAEERTKGVRVKVGQDGVSVDLSLSVVYGYRIPEVADRVRQNVAQALRRRCNLATKVVDINVVGLKLKEGGGAAEQSQDGGEQ
- the phoU gene encoding phosphate signaling complex protein PhoU; this encodes MKLPRLGVNLYKVVFGVGFSLLWAKVMYTIWRQPSFITFVWFYLGLGSLLLKWVFFEIIDRIHMKLMVRGVRRELEESYTRVRQPGMSEYQGKDRQAAVIKMPEVDLEEKLRELENGVLSLADMAERAIERSVECLQRRDMALAAEIVKDDRRLDYRAFGIREGCMRVIATSFLKIEDLRMIVAVLGIITELERIGDYAEGIANITLMIGEQPLLQLPMDVSRMAGRGLEMLRGSVESFKERDVEKAKRIYRLDDDVDALYDSVFRELLLSMVQDRKVITQATRLVWVAHNLERFADRVTNICEWVIYRVTGEMVDMAHQDPP
- a CDS encoding recombinase zinc beta ribbon domain-containing protein: MPPIRVEDAWPAIIDRETFEAVKKRLADRGPRIVHPRRTSSRYLLSGLARCGHCGKALVGQDAKGGKFAYYVCGTLLKKGPKMCPTKYLPAPKFEGLVIDKIKERILTEENLRELVRLVNEEMDAASAEYRGRLETVAAEIADVNQRLERLYDALETGKLTMDDLSPRIQQLRERQKQLNAAKWELEALLADRHLELADEETVRRFVEDLRALLGESPLTERRAFIRSFVREVKVTGDQVMVTYTIPMPPKGLTEEGVSVPRIVQYGGRCRTVGRTFSFIFNLHGMQTCKRRNEGTSIEAGEGRSGIQKGVQITCSIERS
- a CDS encoding sigma-70 family RNA polymerase sigma factor; translated protein: MTTILTRSPVQAGGDGAAARLEAFLPLIRATGRRWARRLGRDGALAEDLAQEAALALWRALRERPDAPASYLKDVADHAARDALERGKSVDRPLPRERQRTWQVASLDALMEDEAGWESIEGSLIRRRHHGELPSPTEEVALASVLYRDLRDRLTLRQREVLELRLQGYTREEIEARLGLGQTRVNTIITVIRHKARPLWEEEPAPTPEPAFITTGELAQKLHLSRVHAIRLCRQGKVPGAQRVGKRWLIPLTW